The following are from one region of the Hippocampus zosterae strain Florida chromosome 9, ASM2543408v3, whole genome shotgun sequence genome:
- the prelp gene encoding prolargin has translation MKAPAGFFSALVLLLLIGAVLGQRPRPRKPTRRPTTPRKPSVPEPQEPTDIPPLILGPPSPYPDCPRECLCSPSYPNSLNCENRNIRVIPVIPLRTHYLYLQNNYISEVTAEPFVNATDIRWINLANNRIHRIDRQVFQKIPALLYLYVQRNQLKEVPSGLPASLEQLRLSKNRISKIPAGALSKMGNLTLLDLYHNQLSDSDLGRNTFKDLSSLMQLNLAHNVLRKMPAGVPNNLIQLFLDKNRIEDIPKDYFQGFSHLAFVRLNYNQLSDKGVPRAVFNISTLLDLQLAHNQLTTIPLFSTHLEHLHLNHNTIQNINGTLICPHSLQGDMSDPSHIPRLRYLRLDGNQLSPPIPLDVITCFRHLHSIVI, from the exons ATGAAGGCACCCGCAGGATTCTTCTCCGCCTTGGTGCTGCTCCTTTTGATAGGAGCGGTGCTCGGCCAGAGGCCTCGGCCAAGGAAGCCCACCAGGCGCCCGACCACTCCTAGGAAGCCCTCCGTTCCAGAGCCGCAGGAGCCAACGGACATCCCCCCGCTCATCCTCGGCCCGCCTTCCCCCTATCCCGACTGCCCCAGGGAGTGTCTCTGCTCTCCAAGCTACCCCAACTCCCTCAACTGCGAGAACCGGAACATCCGCGTGATCCCCGTCATCCCGCTCAGAACCCACTATCTGTACCTTCAAAACAACTACATCTCAGAGGTGACGGCGGAACCTTTTGTCAATGCCACGGATATCCGTTGGATCAACTTGGCAAACAATCGCATACATCGCATAGACAGACAG GTGTTCCAGAAGATACCTGCATTGTTGTACCTCTATGTTCAACGCAATCAGCTGAAAGAGGTGCCCTCGGGCCTCCCGGCAAGTCTGGAACAGCTCCGTCTCAGTAAGAATCGTATTTCGAAAATACCCGCAGGCGCTCTAAGTAAAATGGGGAACCTGACCCTGCTCGACCTCTATCACAACCAG CTGAGCGACAGTGACCTGGGCAGGAACACCTTCAAGGATTTGTCCAGCTTGATGCAGCTCAATCTGGCCCACAATGTGCTCAGAAAGATGCCAGCTGGCGTACCCAACAACCTCATACAACTTTTCCTTGACAAAAACCGCATCGAGGACATCCCAAA AGATTACTTCCAAGGCTTCTCTCATCTGGCCTTCGTGAGGCTCAACTACAACCAACTGAGTGACAAAGGCGTCCCCAGGGCCGTGTTCAACATCTCCACATTGCTGGACCTGCAGCTCGCTCACAACCAGCTGACCACCATTCCTCTCTTCAGCACTCACCTGGAGCATCTGCACCTCAATCACAACACCATCCAGA ATATCAACGGCACTCTGATCTGCCCACATAGCCTGCAGGGCGACATGAGTGACCCCAGCCATATTCCTAGGCTAAG GTACCTGCGCTTGGATGGAAATCAACTCAGCCCGCCCATACCGCTGGATGTCATCACGTGCTTCAGACACCTTCACTCCATTGTTATTTAG